A stretch of the bacterium genome encodes the following:
- a CDS encoding tetratricopeptide repeat protein produces MNNRRYYDYAVIITLLFLILSLPLYFDPKLENPFDLGKATLMRVLILIMISIWLMKALLIGHRFIRTPLDLPITAYLLVSTLATIFSVSPLLSFIGFYRRYEGLSTLMIYIILFYVTVNFINNRKLLKLTLNTAILAGVLTSIYGILQYYKVDPFRFELFEGFRVHSTTGNPAYLSAYLIMVLPSALSMYLFEEKKDSHPSKKKRDKRTKEKESLPYLSIVRPWWYLISFVLIYICLFFTFTRAGILGFMGSMLLFGMLSWRAKIIKNKRRLWIFLGILILMSAWLCVGPGKVVIQRFTSEMVKEVKTQPEEKLQLKEEKDSIKKEVQLKEKPLFKKIPEEEMVLPPEPKEDTTKIEFAGSAGSRIRTWKIVLKMIADYPLLGVGPESMALVYPLYASFGFDRAHNDILDTAVTKGIIGLITYLWLLVSFAIFAYRCYKKELNKGLSIGIGAGWIAYLIQNQFSFGMNLTSSLFWIMMGMMMGVGNPQSSQREKVMKSKNRIIIWLIGVPIFIIILILFRYPISAYKANIYYKEGVGFLDRKNYAQASLKYEKAIELNPYEEWYYKGLIDIYLKRATGGEKGYATKGMALAEKANRLFPNDLILYNLLGAAYQLNGRYDQAISAYKKAINRSPYSSEDAYSNLAKLYFRQHRYDEAIKTLKTGLKFSPYSKKYLSSLGYMYTKMGNFKEAIRTYSKTLDPSYPKSYKSLGYAFYEAGEIDKAISCLKTAARLLPEDIGLHTDLGSIYYQAKDLKKAKAQFEYVLKNLNPNGEYAKRMLQTIESKRSDGVTKGDVEIKEIGRYY; encoded by the coding sequence ATGAATAATAGAAGGTATTATGATTATGCAGTTATTATTACTCTACTATTCCTTATCCTTTCTCTCCCTCTATACTTTGATCCCAAGCTGGAGAATCCATTTGACCTTGGTAAAGCAACCTTGATGCGAGTGCTAATCTTGATTATGATAAGTATTTGGTTGATGAAGGCTCTCTTGATTGGACATAGGTTTATAAGAACTCCACTTGATTTACCGATTACTGCTTATCTTTTAGTGAGTACCCTGGCTACCATATTCTCAGTTAGCCCTTTATTATCCTTTATAGGTTTCTATAGAAGGTATGAAGGCTTATCCACATTGATGATTTATATCATCCTATTCTATGTGACGGTGAACTTTATAAATAACCGTAAGCTTCTTAAACTGACCCTCAATACAGCTATATTAGCCGGGGTATTAACCTCTATCTATGGAATCCTTCAGTACTATAAAGTTGACCCATTCAGATTTGAGTTGTTCGAAGGATTCAGGGTACATTCTACCACTGGTAATCCAGCATACTTATCCGCTTATCTTATTATGGTACTCCCATCAGCCTTATCCATGTATTTATTTGAAGAAAAAAAAGACTCACATCCATCAAAGAAAAAGAGAGATAAAAGAACCAAAGAAAAGGAATCCCTTCCATACCTTTCTATAGTTAGACCATGGTGGTATCTTATAAGCTTTGTTTTAATTTATATCTGCTTATTTTTCACTTTTACAAGAGCTGGTATTTTAGGATTCATGGGCTCAATGCTCCTATTTGGAATGTTATCCTGGAGGGCAAAGATTATAAAAAATAAGAGAAGATTATGGATATTCTTGGGCATCCTCATTCTGATGAGTGCATGGCTGTGTGTGGGCCCGGGAAAGGTAGTAATTCAAAGATTTACCTCAGAGATGGTAAAGGAAGTAAAGACTCAACCAGAGGAAAAACTACAACTAAAGGAAGAAAAAGATTCTATAAAGAAGGAAGTTCAACTAAAAGAGAAACCTTTGTTTAAAAAGATTCCTGAAGAGGAGATGGTTTTACCTCCTGAACCAAAGGAGGATACTACTAAAATAGAGTTTGCTGGTTCGGCTGGTTCTCGTATTCGTACCTGGAAGATTGTCCTAAAAATGATTGCCGATTATCCGCTGTTGGGTGTGGGACCTGAATCAATGGCCCTGGTATATCCACTCTATGCCAGTTTTGGTTTCGATAGGGCACACAATGATATATTGGACACTGCTGTTACAAAAGGTATCATAGGGCTAATTACCTACCTCTGGTTATTAGTTAGTTTTGCTATATTTGCCTATAGGTGCTATAAAAAAGAGCTAAATAAAGGGTTGAGCATTGGGATTGGAGCTGGCTGGATAGCTTATCTTATTCAGAATCAGTTTAGCTTTGGTATGAACTTAACATCCTCCTTATTCTGGATAATGATGGGTATGATGATGGGAGTAGGAAACCCTCAAAGTAGCCAGAGAGAAAAAGTAATGAAATCTAAAAACAGAATCATTATATGGCTCATTGGAGTGCCAATCTTTATTATTATCCTTATCTTGTTCAGGTATCCCATATCAGCCTATAAGGCTAATATATATTATAAAGAAGGAGTAGGGTTTTTAGACCGGAAGAATTATGCGCAAGCGAGTTTAAAGTATGAGAAGGCAATAGAACTTAACCCCTATGAGGAATGGTATTATAAAGGGCTTATAGATATCTATCTCAAAAGGGCAACGGGTGGGGAAAAGGGGTATGCTACGAAAGGAATGGCTTTAGCAGAGAAGGCAAATCGGCTATTTCCTAATGACTTAATCTTATATAACCTACTTGGTGCAGCATATCAGTTGAATGGAAGATATGATCAGGCAATATCTGCGTATAAAAAGGCAATAAATCGTAGTCCATACTCCTCCGAAGATGCTTATAGTAATTTAGCTAAGCTTTATTTTAGGCAACATCGGTATGATGAAGCGATTAAAACCCTTAAAACAGGATTAAAATTCTCCCCTTATTCTAAGAAGTATCTATCTTCCCTTGGATATATGTACACTAAGATGGGGAACTTTAAAGAAGCAATTCGTACCTACTCTAAAACTCTTGATCCTTCATACCCTAAGTCGTATAAATCTTTGGGATATGCCTTTTATGAAGCAGGAGAGATAGATAAGGCAATCTCCTGTCTTAAGACTGCTGCCAGGTTACTTCCAGAAGATATAGGTCTTCATACAGATTTAGGCTCGATTTATTATCAGGCAAAAGACCTCAAAAAGGCAAAAGCACAGTTTGAGTATGTATTGAAAAACCTAAATCCAAATGGTGAGTATGCCAAAAGGATGTTACAAACAATAGAGAGTAAGCGTTCAGATGGTGTAACAAAAGGAGATGTGGAGATTAAGGAGATAGGGAGATATTATTAA